The following coding sequences lie in one Brevibacterium marinum genomic window:
- a CDS encoding MFS transporter, with translation MSEFDPQAQSDPAASSNPQREKGRRRSMLVAAFGTVVEWYDFSIFFYVATILTTEFFGDRTDSLLLTLGVGAAGFLFRPLGAMVFGHLGDRVGRKSALVVSAVLMAIAMLGIAIMPTYDAIGIWAGVGMVFFRCLSGFSVGAEYTGIMVFLMESAGSNRRGLAASWAAANSEVGALLAVGSGAFLAATLSPEAMSSWGWRVLFVLGALLAALMIPLRRMMEETDTFKRLQQAEKSKPALKHSRSPLLIAFLQQPRAILVAFLISSIGSVSYFLNITYVPTYIEEVSDVKNSGSLALGTIAAVVAIVITPFFGIASDRFGRKKTLAVLMAVFILTTIPAYALLGDGNSGVAVFGAAFLAVPAAGWSAVAAAMVPEQFTGTSRFSGMAIGYNVATVLFGGLSPLIATALMSSTGLTLAPAIYATVIVVVAGIPTLILARNMAGRPLAEVDHDKDLVSV, from the coding sequence ATGTCAGAGTTCGACCCGCAGGCCCAATCGGACCCAGCAGCAAGCTCCAACCCGCAGCGAGAGAAGGGGCGCCGCCGATCCATGCTGGTCGCGGCCTTCGGCACCGTCGTCGAGTGGTACGACTTCTCGATCTTCTTCTACGTCGCGACCATCCTGACCACCGAGTTCTTCGGCGATCGGACCGACTCCCTGCTGCTCACCCTGGGCGTCGGAGCCGCCGGCTTCCTGTTCCGACCGTTGGGCGCCATGGTCTTCGGCCACCTCGGCGACAGGGTGGGTCGCAAATCAGCGCTGGTCGTCTCCGCCGTGCTCATGGCCATCGCGATGCTCGGCATCGCCATCATGCCCACCTACGACGCGATCGGCATCTGGGCCGGCGTCGGCATGGTCTTCTTCCGCTGTCTGTCGGGCTTCTCCGTCGGCGCCGAGTACACCGGGATCATGGTCTTCCTCATGGAATCGGCCGGCAGCAATCGGCGCGGACTCGCGGCCAGCTGGGCCGCTGCCAACAGTGAGGTCGGAGCTCTTCTCGCGGTCGGATCCGGGGCATTCCTGGCCGCCACGCTGTCTCCTGAAGCGATGAGCTCCTGGGGATGGCGGGTCCTGTTCGTCCTCGGTGCCCTGTTGGCCGCGCTGATGATCCCGCTGCGTCGGATGATGGAGGAGACGGACACCTTCAAACGTCTGCAGCAGGCGGAGAAGAGCAAACCTGCCCTCAAGCACAGTCGTTCGCCCCTGCTCATCGCCTTCCTCCAGCAGCCCCGTGCGATCCTCGTCGCCTTCCTCATTTCGTCGATCGGCTCGGTCAGCTACTTCCTCAACATCACCTACGTGCCGACCTACATCGAAGAGGTCTCGGACGTGAAGAACTCCGGGTCCCTCGCACTGGGCACGATCGCCGCCGTCGTCGCGATCGTCATCACCCCGTTCTTCGGCATCGCCTCGGACCGCTTCGGACGGAAGAAGACCCTGGCCGTGCTCATGGCCGTCTTCATCCTCACCACGATCCCCGCATATGCCCTGCTGGGCGACGGGAACTCCGGCGTCGCCGTCTTCGGGGCGGCGTTCCTCGCCGTGCCTGCCGCGGGCTGGAGTGCGGTCGCGGCGGCCATGGTCCCCGAGCAGTTCACCGGGACGAGTCGCTTCTCCGGAATGGCGATCGGCTACAACGTGGCCACCGTCCTCTTCGGCGGGCTCTCCCCGCTGATTGCGACCGCGCTGATGAGCTCCACGGGTCTCACGCTCGCCCCGGCCATCTATGCGACCGTCATCGTCGTCGTCGCGGGCATCCCGACCCTGATCCTGGCCCGCAATATGGCGGGCAGGCCCTTGGCAGAGGTCGACCATGACAAGGACCTCGTGTCGGTGTGA
- the pdhA gene encoding pyruvate dehydrogenase (acetyl-transferring) E1 component subunit alpha, translating into MTSNISVGTGAAHSQSSEPRMIQMLTEDGNRVESGEYDAFAAELTDEDLRGFYRDMVLVRRIDAEGAALQRQGQLGLWAPMFGQEAAQIGMGRATRPQDFVFPTYREHGLAYTRGVEPETLLGMFRGQNHGAWDPQEHHFHTYTIVIGSQALHATGYAMGVSMDGDVGTGDIERDTVSIACFGDGATSQGDVSEALTFAGAFHAPVLFFCQNNQWAISEPTHVQSAAPLCKRGEGFGVPGLRVDGNDIIAMYAVARASLDSVRAGNGPMLIEAFTYRRGAHTTADDPTKYRDKAEEEIWEDRDPLKRLRAYLDNHTETGEEFFAEVDAEADTLAARIRHNCMTMEDPDPVEMFAHVTSEPHSLVDEERAEFLAYQASFVDAGEA; encoded by the coding sequence ATGACCTCCAACATTTCAGTGGGAACCGGCGCTGCCCACAGTCAGTCCTCGGAACCTCGGATGATCCAGATGCTCACCGAAGACGGCAATCGCGTCGAATCAGGTGAATACGATGCCTTCGCGGCAGAGCTCACCGATGAGGATCTGCGCGGCTTCTACCGGGACATGGTCCTGGTGCGTCGCATCGATGCTGAGGGCGCGGCCCTGCAGCGACAAGGACAACTCGGCCTCTGGGCGCCGATGTTCGGTCAGGAAGCAGCCCAGATCGGCATGGGACGGGCGACCCGCCCTCAGGACTTCGTCTTCCCCACCTACCGTGAACACGGTCTCGCTTACACCCGCGGCGTCGAACCGGAAACCCTCCTCGGCATGTTCCGCGGCCAGAACCACGGCGCTTGGGACCCCCAGGAGCACCACTTCCACACCTACACCATCGTCATCGGATCGCAGGCGCTGCATGCGACCGGCTACGCCATGGGAGTCTCCATGGACGGCGACGTCGGAACCGGCGACATCGAACGCGACACCGTATCCATCGCCTGCTTCGGCGACGGCGCCACCTCGCAGGGTGACGTGTCCGAGGCGCTGACCTTCGCCGGAGCGTTCCACGCACCCGTGCTGTTCTTCTGCCAGAACAACCAGTGGGCCATCTCCGAACCCACCCACGTCCAGTCCGCAGCGCCACTGTGCAAGCGCGGCGAAGGATTCGGCGTGCCCGGCCTCCGCGTCGACGGCAACGACATCATCGCGATGTACGCCGTGGCCCGGGCCAGCCTGGACTCGGTCCGCGCCGGCAACGGTCCGATGCTCATCGAAGCCTTCACCTATCGTCGCGGTGCCCACACCACGGCCGATGACCCGACGAAGTACCGTGACAAGGCCGAAGAGGAGATCTGGGAAGACCGCGATCCGCTCAAGCGTCTTCGCGCCTACCTCGACAACCACACCGAGACCGGTGAGGAGTTCTTCGCCGAGGTGGATGCCGAAGCCGACACCCTCGCCGCCCGCATCCGCCACAACTGCATGACCATGGAAGATCCCGACCCTGTCGAGATGTTCGCCCATGTCACCTCCGAACCTCACTCACTCGTCGATGAGGAACGTGCGGAATTCCTCGCATACCAAGCCTCATTCGTCGATGCAGGTGAGGCCTGA
- a CDS encoding alpha-ketoacid dehydrogenase subunit beta translates to MEKLPLSKAITAGMRKAMEDDPKVVLIGEDIGKLGGVFRVTEGLQKDFGPQRVIDSPLAESGMVGTSIGMAIRGYRPVIEIQFDAFIFPAYDQIVTQLAKLYNRTHGKERMPIVIRVPYGGGIGSPEHHSESPETVFAHHAGLRLISPSNAHDAYWMMQDAIKSDDPVMFFEPKRRYWLRGDVDTADRGGLAMHDAQVVSEGADVTLVAYGPLMPTAKDVVTAAAEEGKSVELIDLRSLSPIDFTTIEKSVQKTGRLVVTHEAPTFLGLGSEIAARLSERCFFNLEAPVIRVGGYHTPYPGSRMEEHYLPDLDRIFDGVDRALAY, encoded by the coding sequence ATGGAGAAACTTCCCCTGTCAAAGGCCATCACGGCCGGAATGCGCAAAGCCATGGAGGACGACCCGAAGGTCGTCCTCATCGGTGAGGACATCGGAAAGCTCGGCGGCGTCTTCCGCGTCACCGAGGGTCTGCAGAAGGACTTCGGTCCGCAGCGGGTCATCGACTCCCCGCTGGCCGAATCCGGCATGGTCGGAACCTCGATCGGCATGGCCATCCGCGGATACCGCCCGGTCATCGAGATCCAATTCGACGCCTTCATCTTCCCCGCCTACGACCAGATCGTGACGCAGCTGGCCAAGCTCTACAACCGCACCCACGGCAAGGAGAGGATGCCGATCGTCATCCGCGTGCCCTACGGCGGCGGAATCGGTTCACCCGAGCACCACTCGGAGAGCCCGGAGACGGTCTTCGCCCACCACGCGGGCCTGCGCCTGATCTCTCCATCGAACGCCCACGACGCGTACTGGATGATGCAGGACGCGATCAAGAGCGACGACCCGGTGATGTTCTTCGAGCCCAAGCGCCGCTACTGGCTGCGCGGCGACGTCGACACGGCCGACCGGGGCGGCTTGGCGATGCACGATGCCCAGGTGGTCTCCGAAGGCGCCGACGTGACCCTGGTGGCCTACGGTCCACTGATGCCGACGGCCAAGGACGTCGTCACGGCCGCTGCCGAGGAGGGCAAGAGCGTCGAACTCATCGACCTGCGCAGCCTCAGCCCGATCGACTTCACGACGATCGAGAAATCGGTGCAGAAGACCGGCCGTCTGGTGGTCACCCACGAGGCACCGACGTTCCTGGGGCTGGGGTCCGAGATCGCGGCACGCCTGTCCGAACGCTGCTTCTTCAACCTCGAGGCGCCGGTCATCCGCGTCGGCGGCTACCACACGCCTTACCCCGGCTCTCGGATGGAAGAACACTACCTGCCCGACCTGGATCGCATCTTCGACGGTGTCGACCGGGCCCTGGCCTACTGA
- a CDS encoding alpha/beta hydrolase family protein, with amino-acid sequence MTSTMMSSVHIPVTGATRTIAPGLGSIDTSAPDGQDHIVGTLLMPQGTPVGFLTIHPATATPARFYTNFADYAVDRGLAVLTYDVRGVAASGPAHEHTRLRMRDWMHQDANAVAAWARSEFPELPKLALGHSLGGHALLLGNGTDDLHGIVTVGTARAALRDINPLAERLRVGLILRALGPLISPLVGYAPGKRLGLGEDIPTAAMLEWGRWVSMSEYFFDDPSLGATARMARLRTPVLATGAGDDKWASPAQIDALVDHVRLAEVERRTFTPQELEVSRIGHHGLLRRSVAERAWPEIVSWLLERLPRN; translated from the coding sequence ATGACGAGCACAATGATGAGTTCCGTGCACATTCCGGTCACCGGTGCCACACGCACCATCGCCCCCGGTCTCGGAAGCATCGACACAAGCGCCCCCGACGGGCAGGACCACATCGTCGGCACGCTCCTGATGCCGCAGGGGACTCCGGTCGGATTCCTCACCATCCATCCCGCCACGGCGACGCCGGCCCGCTTCTACACGAACTTCGCCGACTACGCGGTCGACCGCGGGCTGGCCGTGCTCACCTACGATGTGCGAGGCGTGGCTGCCTCGGGTCCGGCGCACGAGCACACACGGCTGCGGATGCGCGATTGGATGCACCAAGACGCGAATGCGGTCGCGGCCTGGGCACGAAGCGAATTTCCCGAACTGCCGAAGCTCGCGCTCGGGCACAGCCTCGGCGGTCATGCTCTGCTGCTGGGCAACGGCACCGACGACCTGCACGGAATCGTCACAGTGGGCACCGCGCGAGCGGCGCTGCGCGACATCAATCCGCTGGCCGAACGACTGCGAGTCGGCCTCATCCTCAGAGCCCTCGGCCCCCTGATCAGTCCGCTCGTCGGCTACGCGCCCGGCAAACGCCTCGGTCTGGGCGAGGACATCCCCACTGCGGCCATGCTCGAATGGGGCCGGTGGGTGTCCATGTCCGAGTACTTCTTCGACGATCCGAGCCTCGGTGCCACCGCTCGGATGGCTCGCTTGCGCACGCCGGTGCTCGCGACCGGAGCCGGCGACGACAAGTGGGCGTCACCGGCTCAGATCGACGCCCTCGTCGACCATGTCCGCCTCGCCGAGGTGGAACGACGCACCTTCACGCCCCAGGAGCTCGAGGTCTCCCGCATCGGCCATCACGGTCTGCTGCGACGCTCGGTCGCCGAACGCGCCTGGCCGGAGATCGTCTCCTGGCTCCTGGAGCGACTCCCCCGGAACTGA
- the purB gene encoding adenylosuccinate lyase, with amino-acid sequence MPTVSLADISPAIALGPLDGRYRKDTADLVDHLSEAALNRNRIIVEVEWFIHLAQNSVVEGVRRLTEDEVAGLREFAENFGAETIATLATHEAVTVHDVKAVEYTIKEALVELGADDLSELVHFCCTSEDINNLSWALGVKGATVDVWLPRAKALIDSLADTASALAEVPLLSHTHGQPATPTTMGKELAVFVHRLRRQYERIEAGEFLGKINGATGTYSAHLAAVPGADWPRLAKTFVEGSLGLTFNPLTTQIESHDWDAELFADIARFNRIAHNLATDMWTYISMNYFKQIPVAGATGSSTMPHKVNPIRFENAEANLELSCALLDSLASTLVTSRMQRDLTDSTSQRNIGVAFGHSVLAMNNLVKGLAALSINEEALAADLDSNWEVLGEAIQSVMRAAGLQGVPGMDNPYEKLKELTRGKRIDQADLQSFVAGLGLPEAETELLTALTPASYIGVAAQLAESEVADWKARTQG; translated from the coding sequence ATGCCGACCGTTTCGCTTGCTGACATCTCGCCCGCCATTGCTCTCGGACCACTCGATGGCCGTTACCGCAAGGACACCGCTGACCTCGTCGATCACCTGTCCGAGGCGGCCCTGAACCGCAATCGGATCATCGTGGAGGTCGAGTGGTTCATCCACCTGGCCCAGAACTCGGTGGTCGAGGGCGTTCGGCGCCTCACCGAGGACGAGGTCGCCGGGCTTCGCGAGTTCGCCGAGAACTTCGGTGCCGAGACGATCGCCACGCTCGCGACCCATGAGGCGGTCACCGTCCACGACGTCAAGGCTGTCGAGTACACAATCAAAGAAGCGCTAGTCGAGCTCGGTGCCGACGATCTCAGCGAACTCGTCCACTTCTGCTGTACCTCTGAGGACATCAACAACCTGTCCTGGGCGCTGGGCGTCAAGGGTGCGACGGTCGATGTGTGGCTTCCCCGCGCGAAGGCCCTCATCGACTCCCTGGCCGACACCGCCTCGGCGCTCGCCGAGGTCCCCCTGCTCTCGCACACGCATGGCCAGCCGGCGACGCCGACGACGATGGGCAAGGAGCTGGCCGTGTTCGTCCACCGCCTGCGCCGTCAGTACGAACGCATCGAAGCCGGCGAATTCCTCGGCAAGATCAACGGTGCGACGGGCACGTACTCCGCTCATCTGGCCGCCGTGCCCGGTGCCGATTGGCCCCGGCTGGCCAAGACCTTCGTCGAAGGCAGCCTGGGGCTGACGTTCAATCCGCTGACCACTCAGATCGAGTCCCACGACTGGGACGCAGAGCTCTTCGCCGATATCGCACGGTTCAACCGCATCGCCCACAACTTGGCGACGGACATGTGGACCTACATCTCGATGAACTACTTCAAGCAGATCCCCGTCGCCGGCGCGACGGGTTCCTCGACGATGCCGCACAAGGTCAACCCGATCCGCTTCGAGAACGCCGAGGCCAACCTCGAGCTCTCCTGCGCACTGCTCGACTCGCTCGCCTCGACCCTGGTGACCTCACGGATGCAGCGCGACCTCACGGACTCGACCTCCCAGCGCAACATCGGCGTCGCCTTCGGCCACTCGGTGCTGGCGATGAACAACCTGGTCAAAGGACTGGCCGCCCTGTCGATCAACGAAGAGGCACTGGCCGCCGACCTCGATTCCAACTGGGAGGTCCTCGGCGAGGCGATCCAGTCGGTCATGCGCGCCGCCGGACTGCAGGGAGTGCCCGGCATGGACAATCCCTACGAGAAGCTCAAGGAGCTCACCCGCGGCAAGCGCATCGATCAGGCCGATCTGCAGTCCTTCGTCGCGGGCCTCGGACTGCCCGAGGCCGAGACTGAGCTGCTGACCGCTCTGACTCCGGCGAGCTACATCGGCGTCGCCGCTCAGCTGGCCGAATCAGAGGTCGCGGACTGGAAGGCTCGCACGCAGGGCTGA
- a CDS encoding amino acid deaminase/aldolase has protein sequence MVSRELRHALRGVEAPQAVLDLDAFDANVTALAERARGLPIRVASKSLRTPSAIDRALAHPGYSGVLAFSLPEALALHARGVRDIVVGYPTVDTLSLKLMFAEVGAAENITLMIDSPTHLDIIDRARTEQQTQSEGQIQAEEQSRPNGGQSRRVRVCLDIDASYRLGEGTLGSRVQIGARRSPIRDEASAVELARHVIARPEVDLVGLMSYEGQIAGTADAGASARQTVVRAMQKRSAAELKVRRRHIIDAVRELADLEFVNGGGTGSFESSAVEGTLTELAAGSGLFSPGLFDGYTRFRHEAAAYFVGPVVRRPGPGWVTVFKGGFIASGVPGPDRVPTIAWPPGLDYSGLEGAGEVQTPLTGPGTEDLRIGDLVWFRHAKAGELAEHFNEFLVVSGSEIIDTWSTYRGEGWVL, from the coding sequence ATGGTTTCACGTGAACTGCGTCACGCTCTGCGCGGGGTCGAAGCACCCCAGGCAGTGCTGGATCTGGACGCGTTCGACGCCAATGTCACAGCCTTGGCCGAGCGCGCCCGGGGTCTGCCGATCAGGGTCGCCTCGAAGTCGCTGCGCACCCCGTCCGCCATCGACCGGGCGCTGGCCCACCCGGGGTACTCCGGCGTCCTCGCCTTCTCCCTGCCCGAGGCCCTGGCCCTGCACGCCCGCGGCGTCCGCGACATCGTCGTCGGCTATCCCACGGTGGACACGCTCAGCCTCAAGCTGATGTTCGCCGAGGTGGGGGCCGCCGAGAACATCACCCTGATGATCGACTCCCCCACCCATCTCGACATCATCGACAGGGCCCGAACCGAGCAGCAGACCCAGTCTGAGGGGCAGATCCAGGCTGAGGAACAGTCCCGACCCAACGGGGGACAGTCCCGGCGGGTGCGCGTCTGCCTCGACATCGACGCCTCCTACCGCCTCGGCGAGGGGACCCTGGGCAGCCGCGTCCAGATCGGGGCACGACGTTCGCCGATCCGCGATGAGGCATCCGCGGTCGAACTCGCCCGCCACGTCATCGCCCGACCCGAGGTCGACCTTGTCGGGCTCATGTCCTACGAGGGCCAGATCGCCGGAACCGCCGATGCCGGCGCCTCCGCGAGGCAGACCGTGGTCAGGGCCATGCAGAAGCGTTCCGCCGCGGAGCTCAAGGTCCGACGCAGGCACATCATCGACGCCGTGCGTGAGCTGGCCGATCTCGAATTCGTCAACGGCGGCGGCACCGGCTCCTTCGAATCCAGCGCCGTCGAAGGCACCCTGACGGAACTCGCCGCCGGCTCCGGGCTGTTCTCTCCGGGACTCTTCGACGGCTACACCCGGTTCCGGCACGAGGCCGCCGCCTACTTCGTCGGCCCCGTGGTCCGCCGACCCGGGCCCGGCTGGGTCACCGTGTTCAAGGGCGGATTCATCGCTTCGGGTGTGCCCGGGCCCGACCGCGTCCCGACGATCGCCTGGCCGCCCGGCCTCGACTACTCGGGTCTCGAAGGTGCCGGCGAGGTCCAGACACCGCTCACCGGTCCCGGGACCGAGGACCTGCGCATCGGCGATCTCGTCTGGTTCCGGCACGCGAAGGCCGGAGAGCTGGCCGAACACTTCAACGAGTTCCTCGTCGTCTCGGGCTCGGAGATCATCGACACCTGGTCGACCTACCGCGGGGAAGGGTGGGTGCTGTGA
- a CDS encoding dihydrolipoamide acetyltransferase family protein: MSFEFPLPDVGEGLTEADVVSWKVAPGETVTVNQILVEIETAKSLVELPSPEAGLVDALLVDEGQTIEVGTPIIRFGSGSGSGEEGSSGASAAGPSTSEAQPPAESEGDADGGATLVGYGAKAASSKRRPRKGAGVPAPTGSSAAPTAPAPAAPAAPAPTAPAPAAAAPAPAAPAPAQTGTADAAGPAAASAGKPLAKPPVRKLAKDLGIDLASIVPTGSRGEVTRDDVNAAAEGTGAASTDATAVASTGTTTASATTGPAGELEERIPFKGVTKMMAKAMVDSAFTMPHVTEFLDVDVTETMAFVRRLKSTKFLGEDIKVSPLLIVAKAVAWAASRNPRINASLEGDEIVVKKYLNLGVAAATPRGLIVPNIKDAHTMGLTDLAQGIQDLTALARSGRTPPADQAGGTITITNVGVFGVDAGTPIINPGEAAILAFGQIRKKPWVVGDEIVPRDITTLSVSADHRIVDGEIISKFLADVGRGLEDPTLLLA; encoded by the coding sequence ATGTCTTTCGAATTTCCGCTTCCTGACGTCGGTGAGGGCCTGACCGAGGCCGACGTCGTGTCATGGAAGGTCGCCCCGGGCGAGACCGTCACCGTCAACCAGATCCTCGTCGAGATCGAAACGGCGAAGTCCCTGGTCGAGCTGCCGAGCCCGGAGGCAGGGCTCGTGGACGCACTGCTGGTCGACGAGGGTCAGACCATCGAGGTCGGCACGCCGATCATCCGCTTCGGCTCCGGCTCCGGCTCTGGCGAGGAGGGCTCCTCGGGTGCATCCGCAGCCGGCCCGAGCACTTCGGAGGCACAGCCCCCGGCCGAGAGCGAAGGCGACGCCGATGGCGGTGCCACTCTCGTCGGCTACGGAGCGAAGGCCGCCTCGTCGAAACGACGTCCCCGCAAGGGCGCAGGCGTTCCGGCACCGACCGGCTCGTCCGCCGCACCTACGGCTCCTGCTCCGGCAGCGCCCGCTGCGCCGGCTCCTACGGCCCCTGCGCCGGCAGCCGCTGCGCCCGCACCTGCGGCTCCTGCGCCGGCACAGACGGGAACTGCCGATGCCGCGGGACCGGCGGCCGCCTCGGCGGGCAAACCCCTGGCGAAGCCCCCCGTGCGCAAGCTTGCGAAGGACCTCGGCATCGACCTGGCCTCCATCGTTCCGACCGGCTCACGCGGCGAAGTCACTCGTGACGACGTCAATGCAGCGGCCGAAGGCACCGGAGCAGCGTCGACCGACGCCACGGCAGTCGCGAGCACAGGGACGACGACCGCCTCGGCGACCACCGGCCCGGCAGGTGAGCTCGAGGAGCGGATCCCGTTCAAGGGCGTGACGAAGATGATGGCCAAGGCCATGGTCGACTCCGCATTCACGATGCCCCACGTCACCGAGTTCCTCGACGTCGACGTGACCGAGACGATGGCCTTCGTGCGCAGACTCAAGTCCACGAAGTTCCTCGGCGAGGACATCAAGGTCTCACCGCTGCTCATCGTGGCCAAGGCCGTCGCCTGGGCGGCGTCCCGCAACCCGAGGATCAACGCGAGCCTCGAGGGCGATGAGATCGTCGTCAAGAAGTACCTCAACCTCGGTGTCGCCGCGGCCACTCCGCGTGGCCTCATCGTGCCGAACATCAAGGACGCACACACGATGGGCCTGACCGATCTTGCCCAGGGCATTCAGGATCTGACCGCCCTGGCGAGGTCCGGTAGGACTCCACCGGCCGATCAGGCGGGCGGGACGATCACCATCACGAACGTCGGTGTCTTCGGCGTCGATGCGGGCACTCCGATCATCAACCCGGGCGAAGCAGCGATCCTGGCCTTCGGTCAGATCCGGAAGAAGCCCTGGGTCGTCGGTGACGAGATCGTCCCACGTGACATCACGACGCTGTCGGTGAGTGCGGACCATCGAATCGTCGACGGTGAGATCATCTCGAAGTTCCTCGCCGACGTCGGTCGCGGACTCGAGGATCCGACGCTGCTGCTGGCCTGA
- a CDS encoding D-arabinono-1,4-lactone oxidase: MRRLFRNWSGHVHAHPHTFVRPTSAGDLRDVLRTAAKSGQRVRAVGAGHSFTPVAAGDEVMINLDHFSGIIAVDEPSQRVRFHAGTRLRDIPALLAPFGLALANQGDVNPQALAGAISTSTHGTGLSFTGFAGTVTGLSLMAADGSVRRLSATNDPEVFDLARVGLGVLGIVTEIELQCVPAFDLIAEEVVAGLDELLADLEARMRGADHFEFYWFPHTDTALTKTNTRVGLGEIGPGHLAEAGVRNRFVDLFDKEVVENGGLRLAVELGAAVPGLVPRINRVAQAAVSDRTYRAPGHDVFVTPRRVRFNEMEYAVPLESGAEVIREIRDAIESRGWRISFPIEVRSAAADDVPLSTACGRETMYIAVHRFFKEDFAEYFRVVEQIFAHHNGRPHWGKIHTLGAGELRRLYPRFDEFCELRHRLDPQAMFGSRYTDSLFVPGA; encoded by the coding sequence GTGAGGCGGCTGTTCCGGAACTGGTCCGGGCACGTCCACGCCCATCCGCACACCTTCGTCAGGCCCACCTCGGCGGGGGATCTGCGCGATGTCCTGCGCACGGCCGCGAAATCGGGTCAACGGGTCCGTGCCGTCGGCGCCGGTCACTCGTTCACGCCCGTCGCCGCAGGTGACGAGGTCATGATCAACCTCGACCATTTCAGCGGAATCATCGCCGTCGACGAGCCGAGTCAGCGCGTGCGTTTCCACGCCGGCACCCGGCTGCGCGACATCCCGGCCCTGCTCGCGCCCTTCGGGCTGGCCCTGGCCAACCAGGGCGACGTCAATCCGCAGGCGCTCGCCGGAGCGATCTCGACGAGCACCCATGGGACCGGGCTGTCCTTCACCGGTTTCGCCGGAACCGTCACCGGACTCAGCCTCATGGCTGCGGACGGCAGCGTGCGCAGGCTGTCGGCGACGAACGATCCCGAGGTCTTCGATCTGGCCCGCGTCGGCCTCGGCGTGCTGGGCATCGTCACCGAGATCGAGCTGCAATGCGTACCCGCCTTCGACCTCATCGCCGAGGAGGTCGTGGCCGGCCTCGATGAGCTGCTGGCCGACCTGGAGGCGCGGATGCGAGGGGCCGACCACTTCGAGTTCTACTGGTTCCCCCACACCGACACCGCGCTGACGAAGACGAACACCCGCGTCGGCCTCGGCGAGATCGGTCCGGGCCACCTCGCCGAGGCCGGGGTCCGCAACCGGTTCGTCGATCTCTTCGACAAGGAGGTCGTCGAGAACGGCGGCCTGCGCCTCGCCGTCGAACTCGGTGCGGCCGTGCCCGGTCTCGTGCCGCGCATCAATCGGGTTGCCCAAGCCGCCGTTTCCGACAGGACGTACCGGGCGCCGGGCCACGACGTCTTCGTGACACCTCGGCGGGTGCGGTTCAATGAGATGGAGTATGCCGTTCCCCTCGAATCCGGCGCCGAGGTGATCCGGGAGATCCGAGACGCCATCGAGTCGCGGGGATGGAGGATCTCCTTCCCGATCGAGGTCAGATCGGCAGCCGCCGACGATGTTCCGCTGTCGACGGCCTGTGGACGCGAGACCATGTACATCGCGGTGCACCGCTTCTTCAAGGAGGACTTCGCCGAGTACTTCCGCGTCGTCGAACAGATCTTCGCCCACCATAACGGCCGCCCCCACTGGGGCAAGATCCACACCCTGGGTGCGGGCGAACTGCGCCGACTGTACCCGCGCTTCGACGAATTCTGCGAGCTGCGACACCGGCTCGACCCGCAGGCGATGTTCGGCAGCCGATACACCGACTCGCTGTTCGTCCCGGGAGCCTGA